A stretch of the Panicum virgatum strain AP13 chromosome 9N, P.virgatum_v5, whole genome shotgun sequence genome encodes the following:
- the LOC120692545 gene encoding senescence associated gene 20-like: MMRLLTGAEKGSGGFVFSPRSVDAFGSTVIAEGADDARQLYWVHAWTVGPDGVITQLREYFNTDLTVTLLSGAASAKNAAIAAAPPKQDAASSSSSSSSSAPSAGASSSTGPKCLWQSRRADRAHKSLPGLVLAI; this comes from the coding sequence ATGATGCGCCTCCTCACCGGCGCCGAGAAAGGCAGCGGCGGCTTCGTCTTCTCCCCGCGCTCCGTCGACGCCTTCGGGTCCACCGTCATCGCCGAGGGCGCCGACGACGCGCGCCAGCTCTACTGGGTGCACGCCTGGACCGTGGGACCCGATGGGGTGATCACCCAGCTCAGGGAGTACTTCAACACCGACCTCACCGTCAccctcctctccggcgccgcctccgccaagAACGCGGCAATTGCAGCCGCTCCTCCGAAGCAGGACGCcgcgtcttcctcctcctcctcttcctcctccgcgccctccgcgggcgcctcctcctccacaggCCCCAAGTGCCTGTGGCAGAGCCGCCGCGCCGACCGCGCGCACAAGTCGCTGCCGGgcctcgtcctcgccatctGA